Proteins encoded in a region of the Streptomyces sp. NBC_00258 genome:
- a CDS encoding LacI family DNA-binding transcriptional regulator — protein MTRRLAQVAKKVGVSEATVSRVLNGKPGVSDTTRQAVLSALDVLGYERPTQLRGERARLVGLVLPELQNPIFPAFAEVIGGALAQSGLTPVLCTQTKGGVSEADYVDLLLQQQVSGVVFAGGLYAQADAPHEHYRRLADRNIPVVLVNAAIDHLGFPGVSCDDGVAVEQAWRHLTSLGHERIGLVLGPGDHVPSSRKLAAARALGDLPDEHVARAIFSLEGGQAAATRLLDRGVTGFICASDPLALGAVRAARRKGLAVPSQVSVVGYDDSAFMNCTEPPLTTVRQPIEAMGRAAVELLNAQIGGSSVPTEELLFEPELVVRGSTAQAPRP, from the coding sequence ATGACGCGACGACTTGCTCAGGTGGCGAAGAAGGTCGGGGTCAGCGAGGCCACGGTCAGCCGGGTGCTCAACGGCAAGCCCGGAGTCTCCGACACCACCCGGCAGGCGGTGCTCTCCGCACTCGACGTCCTCGGCTACGAGCGGCCCACGCAACTGCGCGGCGAACGCGCCCGGTTGGTGGGTCTCGTCCTGCCCGAGCTGCAGAACCCGATCTTCCCGGCGTTCGCCGAGGTGATCGGCGGCGCGCTCGCCCAGTCCGGTCTCACGCCCGTGCTGTGCACCCAGACCAAGGGCGGCGTCTCCGAGGCGGACTACGTGGACCTGCTGCTCCAACAGCAGGTCTCCGGTGTGGTGTTCGCGGGCGGTCTCTACGCGCAGGCCGACGCGCCGCATGAGCACTACCGGCGGCTCGCGGACCGCAACATCCCGGTGGTCCTGGTGAACGCGGCCATCGACCACCTGGGCTTCCCGGGCGTCTCCTGCGACGACGGAGTGGCGGTGGAGCAGGCCTGGCGGCATCTGACCTCGCTCGGGCACGAGCGCATCGGGCTCGTGCTCGGCCCCGGCGACCACGTCCCTTCGAGCCGCAAGCTCGCCGCGGCGCGCGCCCTGGGTGACCTCCCGGACGAGCACGTCGCCCGGGCGATCTTCTCCCTCGAAGGCGGCCAGGCAGCCGCCACCCGGCTTCTCGACCGGGGCGTCACCGGCTTCATCTGCGCCAGCGACCCGCTCGCCCTCGGCGCCGTGAGGGCCGCGCGCCGCAAGGGACTTGCCGTGCCGTCGCAGGTCTCCGTCGTGGGCTACGACGACTCGGCGTTCATGAACTGCACCGAGCCCCCGCTGACCACGGTCCGCCAGCCCATCGAGGCCATGGGGAGGGCGGCGGTGGAGCTGCTGAACGCGCAGATCGGGGGCAGCAGCGTGCCGACCGAGGAGCTGCTGTTCGAGCCCGAGCTGGTGGTCCGGGGATCTACCGCGCAGGCCCCCCGCCCCTGA
- a CDS encoding FAD-dependent oxidoreductase: protein MNEPASTRPGGAQRRAVVIGGGMAGMLAAAALRAHADVTLVERDALPDGPEPRKGLPQARHAHLLWSGGVRAMEELLPGVTDAWLAAGARRIPLPTGLVSLQPHGWLRRWPEMQFMIACSRDLLDSVLRARISESPRITVMERTELLGLQGDASGVTGVRVRTSGGEERVLEADLVVDASGRGSRATSWLDSLGVPEAPMEEVDSGLAYASRIFRAPEGTEEYPVVNVQPDAAQPVPGRSATIVPIEGGRWLVTLSGTRGGQPTGSAEEFETFARDDVRHPLVGELIARAEPLTDVVVTRSTVNRRRFFEKVKDWPEGFVVLGDAVATYNPIYGHGMSVAAQGAVALREHVAEYGFAAPRLARRVQRAVARPVATAWELATSTDIRYPGAIGKEPGGTQKLLGRYVNRLMLTASGRPLVAKEFLGVVTLSAPITALFKPEIVLAVLRGPRRSPLTEPPLTNEERDAVLGAPEPSGAREG from the coding sequence ATGAACGAACCCGCTAGCACCCGTCCGGGTGGAGCGCAAAGACGTGCTGTCGTCATCGGCGGAGGCATGGCCGGAATGCTTGCCGCCGCCGCGCTGCGCGCGCACGCCGACGTCACCCTCGTCGAGCGTGACGCCCTGCCCGACGGGCCCGAGCCGCGCAAGGGGCTTCCGCAGGCCCGCCACGCCCATCTCCTGTGGTCCGGCGGCGTCCGTGCGATGGAGGAGCTGCTGCCAGGGGTGACCGACGCCTGGCTCGCAGCCGGCGCCCGGCGGATCCCGCTCCCGACCGGTCTGGTGTCCCTGCAGCCGCACGGCTGGCTCCGGCGCTGGCCCGAGATGCAGTTCATGATCGCCTGCAGCCGTGATCTTCTCGACTCGGTCCTCCGGGCCCGGATCTCCGAGAGCCCGCGGATCACCGTCATGGAACGCACCGAGCTGCTGGGACTGCAAGGTGACGCCTCCGGGGTGACGGGCGTGCGCGTCCGCACCAGCGGGGGCGAGGAGCGCGTGCTCGAAGCCGATCTCGTGGTGGATGCCTCGGGGCGTGGATCGCGGGCCACCTCCTGGCTGGACTCGCTGGGCGTGCCGGAGGCTCCGATGGAGGAGGTCGACTCCGGACTCGCGTACGCCAGCCGGATCTTCCGCGCGCCGGAGGGCACGGAGGAGTACCCCGTGGTCAATGTGCAGCCGGACGCGGCTCAGCCGGTGCCCGGGCGGAGCGCGACCATCGTGCCCATCGAGGGCGGGCGCTGGCTGGTGACGCTGTCGGGCACGCGCGGCGGTCAGCCGACGGGATCCGCCGAGGAGTTCGAGACGTTCGCGCGCGACGACGTCAGGCATCCCCTCGTGGGCGAGCTGATCGCCCGCGCCGAGCCGTTGACGGACGTCGTGGTCACCCGCAGCACGGTCAACAGGCGGCGCTTCTTCGAGAAGGTGAAGGACTGGCCCGAGGGATTCGTCGTGCTCGGGGACGCGGTCGCCACGTACAACCCGATCTACGGGCACGGCATGTCGGTGGCCGCGCAGGGCGCGGTGGCGCTGCGTGAGCATGTTGCCGAGTACGGGTTCGCGGCGCCGAGGCTCGCGAGACGGGTGCAGCGCGCCGTGGCGCGTCCGGTGGCGACGGCCTGGGAGCTGGCCACGAGCACGGACATCCGGTACCCCGGTGCGATCGGCAAGGAGCCCGGAGGGACGCAGAAACTGCTCGGGCGCTACGTGAACCGCCTGATGCTGACAGCGTCCGGACGTCCGCTGGTAGCGAAGGAGTTCCTCGGCGTGGTGACACTGTCCGCGCCCATCACCGCCCTGTTCAAGCCCGAGATCGTTCTCGCGGTGCTGCGCGGGCCGCGCCGGTCCCCGCTGACCGAGCCACCGCTGACGAACGAGGAACGGGACGCGGTCCTCGGCGCACCCGAGCCGTCGGGGGCACGGGAGGGCTGA
- a CDS encoding toxin-antitoxin system, toxin component, which produces MRRLCGELVDELSLPAPAEPADLYAALCDAMSRRRGRPVQFRTAAFPPCTASGLWLDMADQDLVVVEERTAPDHQLVILGHELWHMNAGHCSHHVEGAAVAARMLSDDADLQATVLRVAARTRSDLADEKDAESFGLLLASKCRGWLAGSAIRGPVRRDGLAGRIEASLGYRGPRG; this is translated from the coding sequence ATGCGCCGCCTGTGCGGCGAGTTGGTCGACGAGCTCTCACTGCCGGCACCGGCGGAGCCCGCCGATCTGTATGCCGCGCTGTGCGACGCCATGAGCAGACGGCGCGGCCGCCCGGTGCAGTTCCGTACGGCCGCGTTCCCGCCGTGCACCGCCAGCGGGCTCTGGCTCGACATGGCGGACCAGGACCTCGTGGTCGTCGAGGAACGCACCGCGCCCGACCACCAGTTGGTGATCCTCGGTCATGAGCTGTGGCACATGAACGCCGGGCACTGCAGCCACCACGTGGAGGGGGCGGCCGTCGCCGCCCGCATGCTGTCGGACGACGCCGACCTGCAGGCGACCGTCCTGAGGGTGGCGGCCCGCACCCGGTCCGACCTGGCCGACGAGAAGGACGCCGAGAGTTTCGGGCTGTTGCTGGCGAGCAAGTGCCGCGGCTGGCTGGCCGGTTCGGCGATACGCGGCCCGGTGCGCCGCGACGGTCTCGCCGGCCGCATCGAGGCGTCGTTGGGTTACCGCGGGCCACGGGGCTGA
- a CDS encoding MmyB family transcriptional regulator has product MAYQAGGSRPQPRPAPESREAQAYLQDYAALLEAVTFPSVVVDHRWDVVLANGAFETLFRGVGPHPTAMPGDNFLRFVLFHPDAGTVLGEHESRWCLPMLAHFAAAVERHGHDHGLQSILRDIAQDPIMDAAYRHGLPHWIRSVGPDAVEHDGAVRPLVHPDPRWGRTDCRIVGETTKTLQGMGYTRLTLVMREARRSPVARRTRRASSHLSVVPTAEA; this is encoded by the coding sequence ATGGCATACCAGGCAGGAGGGTCCCGGCCGCAGCCGCGACCAGCCCCCGAGAGTCGTGAGGCCCAGGCGTATCTCCAGGACTATGCCGCGCTTCTGGAGGCCGTCACCTTTCCCTCCGTCGTCGTCGACCACCGCTGGGACGTCGTCCTGGCGAACGGTGCGTTCGAGACACTTTTCCGCGGTGTGGGCCCGCATCCCACCGCCATGCCGGGGGACAACTTCCTCCGGTTCGTCCTGTTCCATCCTGATGCGGGCACGGTCCTCGGTGAACACGAGTCGAGGTGGTGCCTGCCGATGCTGGCGCACTTCGCCGCCGCCGTCGAGCGGCACGGCCACGACCACGGACTCCAGTCGATCCTCCGGGACATCGCCCAGGACCCGATCATGGACGCCGCCTACCGGCACGGCCTGCCGCACTGGATCCGCTCGGTCGGCCCGGACGCCGTGGAGCACGACGGGGCGGTGCGGCCACTGGTACATCCCGACCCGCGCTGGGGCCGTACGGACTGCCGCATCGTCGGGGAGACCACCAAGACCCTTCAGGGCATGGGCTATACGCGACTGACGCTGGTCATGCGCGAGGCCCGCCGCTCGCCTGTCGCGCGGCGGACGCGACGCGCGTCGAGTCATCTGAGCGTGGTGCCCACCGCGGAGGCGTAG
- a CDS encoding MAB_1171c family putative transporter: MDDSSYYIPAAAMAVAFAVKAPALLRSWRDPLLRAVCALLALAGLVFFFAAPPTIAEVNRITGIPNISAPLVYALLSAFSAACLVLIINWRGGPPEVTRRASRRWIAGYGLVAVALITLFVLGDAPVERLRDLDTYYATTPFIREMIVLYLASLTVAGVAMNVMCWRWALQVHGWLRVGLLIIALGFLLNIPYAATKFTAVVARWNGGNLDDLSTYVAPVLASAGAQISAVGFCVPLACQRIGDTWSTWSTYRRLGPLWRELKSASGYEERAVRIAWWSPAELQVTQRESDIHDGILGLHPYFDSEVRSHAYDAAVAAGSDPVGAQAEADAAMVTAAVRARAADPEGRVISSATTAAPYAATEAPRDLVRISMALRRSAVVTAAREQATTRSESDSHERTR, translated from the coding sequence ATGGACGACTCCAGCTACTACATACCCGCCGCCGCCATGGCGGTCGCGTTCGCCGTCAAGGCTCCCGCACTGCTGCGCTCCTGGCGCGATCCGCTGCTGCGCGCCGTGTGCGCTCTGCTCGCCCTCGCGGGCCTGGTGTTCTTCTTCGCCGCCCCGCCGACGATCGCCGAGGTCAACCGCATCACCGGGATCCCGAACATCTCGGCCCCGCTCGTCTACGCGCTGCTGAGCGCGTTCAGCGCCGCCTGCCTCGTACTGATCATCAACTGGCGCGGCGGTCCGCCCGAGGTGACACGGCGGGCGTCCCGCCGCTGGATCGCCGGGTACGGCCTGGTGGCCGTCGCCCTGATCACACTGTTCGTGCTCGGGGACGCGCCGGTCGAGCGGCTGCGGGACCTCGACACGTACTACGCGACAACACCTTTCATCCGCGAGATGATCGTGCTCTATCTCGCGTCGCTCACGGTCGCGGGTGTCGCGATGAACGTCATGTGCTGGCGCTGGGCACTTCAGGTGCACGGCTGGCTGCGGGTCGGGCTGCTGATCATCGCGCTCGGCTTTCTGCTCAACATCCCCTACGCGGCCACCAAGTTCACCGCGGTGGTCGCCCGCTGGAACGGCGGGAACCTGGACGACCTGAGCACCTACGTGGCCCCCGTGCTGGCCTCCGCGGGCGCGCAGATCAGCGCGGTCGGTTTCTGCGTCCCGCTGGCCTGCCAGCGCATCGGGGACACCTGGAGCACCTGGTCCACGTACCGTCGACTCGGGCCGCTCTGGCGGGAGTTGAAGTCGGCCTCGGGATACGAGGAGCGTGCCGTGCGCATCGCCTGGTGGTCCCCCGCCGAACTCCAGGTCACCCAGCGGGAGTCCGACATCCACGACGGCATCCTCGGTCTGCACCCCTACTTCGACTCCGAGGTGCGTTCGCATGCCTACGACGCGGCCGTTGCGGCGGGCTCCGACCCCGTCGGGGCCCAGGCGGAGGCCGACGCGGCGATGGTGACCGCGGCGGTGCGGGCCAGGGCCGCCGACCCGGAGGGCAGGGTCATCAGCTCGGCGACGACCGCCGCGCCCTACGCGGCCACCGAGGCCCCCCGCGATCTCGTACGGATTTCCATGGCCCTGCGTCGGTCGGCCGTCGTCACGGCCGCCCGAGAGCAGGCCACGACCAGGTCGGAGAGCGACTCCCATGAACGAACCCGCTAG
- a CDS encoding helix-turn-helix domain-containing protein, protein MTDGFEVPGATATGLLPAVVARVTGLADRLGAPHDEVFDVRRLSAASGVPEVVVRSLLNGRPAGEPDLQARFLQRLDLLRRTRLKPGGRRYTQQEIADGAGMSRQQAGALINGDRRPTMEHCDAIQRFFRVHAGFLTAEDPEALAGALQHTEQELLQRLADRQREAALAAADDPLERLLQDHGVRGIAWRAAQLPTDQHRDKVAEWLDMLLESVKRPES, encoded by the coding sequence GTGACGGATGGCTTCGAGGTTCCGGGCGCCACGGCGACGGGTCTGCTGCCGGCCGTCGTGGCCCGAGTCACCGGGCTGGCCGACCGGCTCGGCGCGCCGCACGACGAGGTGTTCGACGTCCGGCGGCTGTCCGCGGCCTCCGGAGTCCCCGAGGTCGTGGTCAGATCCCTGCTCAACGGGCGGCCCGCGGGCGAACCCGATCTCCAGGCCCGCTTCCTGCAGCGCCTCGACCTGCTGCGCCGCACCCGGCTGAAGCCGGGCGGCCGCCGCTACACCCAGCAGGAGATCGCCGACGGCGCCGGTATGTCGCGCCAGCAGGCGGGCGCCCTCATCAACGGCGACCGGCGTCCCACGATGGAGCACTGCGACGCCATCCAGCGATTCTTCCGGGTGCACGCCGGATTCCTCACCGCGGAGGACCCCGAGGCGCTCGCGGGCGCCCTCCAGCACACCGAGCAGGAGCTGCTCCAGCGGCTCGCGGACCGGCAGCGCGAGGCGGCCCTGGCGGCCGCCGACGATCCGCTGGAGCGGCTGCTGCAGGACCACGGGGTCCGCGGCATCGCCTGGCGGGCCGCACAGCTGCCCACCGACCAGCACCGGGACAAGGTCGCCGAGTGGCTGGACATGCTCTTGGAGAGCGTCAAGCGGCCCGAGTCGTGA